From one Amycolatopsis sp. FDAARGOS 1241 genomic stretch:
- a CDS encoding sigma-70 family RNA polymerase sigma factor yields MTTDHFTGERGRLFGLAYRLLGSAEDAEDTVQDAYLRWQRADHAAIAAPGAWLTKAVTNLCLTRLTSAHARHETAAGELPEPVLTGDGELGPLETVEQRESVSFAMLVLLRALTPVERAVFVLRSAFGYPYPELARLLDLTEANARQLHSRARRRVDAGETRFPTSDAGSMRLTESFMTAVRSGRLSALEDLLVADIATWMDLPDGEHVHVRGRAAVRRNAASTLARFASVSDFLLTEVNGAPGILFLSGGAVVGLTVVETRDGRISALRTVADPARLGYLRTQFSRRALRRHLVTAVRDLARPAAEQVELLVKQGLGNADELALEFDGCFAPLKDVLPAETAEVLGELDALLDDLSGPTGPWSFEALAAAPEWERVRALATRALALPAG; encoded by the coding sequence GTGACAACCGACCACTTCACCGGCGAACGCGGCCGGCTCTTCGGCCTGGCCTACCGCCTGCTCGGCTCGGCCGAAGACGCCGAGGACACCGTGCAGGACGCCTACCTGCGCTGGCAGCGAGCCGACCACGCCGCGATCGCCGCGCCCGGCGCGTGGCTCACGAAGGCCGTGACGAACCTCTGCCTCACCCGGCTCACCTCCGCGCACGCCCGGCACGAGACCGCCGCCGGTGAACTGCCGGAGCCCGTCCTGACCGGCGACGGGGAGCTGGGCCCGCTGGAGACGGTCGAGCAACGCGAGTCGGTGTCGTTCGCCATGCTCGTGCTGCTGCGCGCGCTCACGCCGGTGGAGCGCGCGGTGTTCGTGCTGCGTTCGGCGTTCGGTTATCCGTACCCGGAGCTCGCGCGGCTGCTCGACCTCACCGAAGCCAACGCCCGCCAGCTCCACAGCCGCGCCCGCCGCCGCGTCGACGCAGGCGAGACCCGCTTCCCCACTTCCGACGCCGGTTCGATGCGGCTCACCGAGAGCTTCATGACGGCCGTCCGCTCGGGCCGGCTCTCGGCGCTGGAAGACCTGCTCGTGGCCGACATCGCGACCTGGATGGACCTGCCGGACGGGGAACACGTGCACGTGCGCGGCCGCGCCGCGGTCCGCCGCAACGCCGCGTCGACGCTCGCCCGCTTCGCCTCGGTCTCCGACTTCCTGCTCACGGAGGTCAACGGCGCCCCGGGCATCCTCTTCCTCTCCGGCGGCGCCGTCGTCGGCCTCACCGTGGTCGAAACGCGCGACGGGCGCATCTCGGCCTTGCGCACGGTCGCCGACCCGGCCCGGCTGGGGTACCTGCGCACGCAGTTCAGCCGGCGGGCGTTGCGCCGCCATCTGGTCACCGCCGTCCGCGACCTCGCGCGCCCGGCTGCGGAACAGGTGGAGCTGCTGGTGAAGCAGGGACTGGGCAACGCCGATGAGCTGGCGTTGGAGTTCGACGGCTGCTTCGCGCCGCTGAAGGACGTCCTGCCCGCCGAGACCGCCGAGGTGCTCGGCGAGCTCGACGCCCTGCTGGACGACCTGAGCGGGCCGACCGGACCGTGGTCGTTCGAGGCGCTGGCCGCTGCGCCGGAGTGGGAGCGGGTGCGGGCGCTGGCGACGCGAGCGCTCGCGCTGCCGGCGGGGTAG
- a CDS encoding toxic anion resistance protein — translation MDEFTLTPPEPVAAVPVERAAGLIALGDDTRAEISRRADEFATRLEALDVKSPEFTVLLDELLAVGEADMRAAATVAGSMLDRSTKALDSARGAVASPQQQVTTSLSELRRTVAELDPAKLPITGRKLLGIFPAAQSAKRALDRYRAANEPVTALVRELKVRQDVLRRDNATIRGERERLWATLGKLAEAAAFAEAVDGAIDRQASVFDLTDPAHANALRADILYPIRQRHQDVLTQLAVSAQGYLALDLVRRTNDELIRGVERAVTTTVSALRVAMLVSAALANQRDVLDEVDALQATTNGLLRANGQLLQSQSEEIRKASRDPAVAVDTLRESFDRIYSALDAIDGFKAEAVSHLASTVESLSGELCRAEERLRRSHEGEL, via the coding sequence ATGGACGAGTTCACCCTCACCCCGCCCGAGCCGGTGGCGGCGGTCCCCGTGGAGCGCGCCGCCGGGCTGATCGCGCTCGGCGACGACACGCGCGCCGAGATTTCCCGCCGCGCCGACGAGTTCGCCACGCGGCTGGAAGCGCTCGACGTCAAATCGCCCGAGTTCACGGTGCTGCTCGACGAGCTCCTCGCCGTCGGTGAAGCGGACATGCGCGCGGCGGCGACGGTCGCCGGGTCCATGCTCGATCGTTCGACGAAGGCGCTGGACTCCGCTCGCGGCGCCGTCGCGTCGCCGCAGCAGCAGGTGACCACCAGCCTGTCGGAACTGCGCCGCACGGTCGCGGAGCTCGACCCGGCGAAGCTGCCGATCACCGGTCGCAAGCTGCTGGGGATCTTCCCCGCCGCGCAGAGCGCCAAGCGCGCCCTCGACCGCTACCGCGCCGCGAACGAACCGGTCACCGCGCTGGTCCGCGAGCTCAAGGTGCGCCAGGACGTGCTGCGGCGCGACAACGCGACGATCAGGGGTGAGCGCGAACGCCTCTGGGCGACGCTGGGCAAACTCGCCGAAGCGGCGGCCTTCGCTGAAGCCGTCGACGGTGCGATCGACCGGCAGGCCAGCGTCTTCGACCTGACGGATCCCGCGCACGCCAACGCGTTGCGCGCCGACATCCTGTACCCGATCCGCCAGCGCCACCAGGACGTGCTCACCCAGCTGGCCGTGAGCGCGCAGGGTTACCTCGCGCTCGACCTGGTGCGCCGCACCAACGACGAGCTGATCCGGGGCGTCGAGCGGGCCGTGACCACCACCGTTTCCGCGCTGCGGGTGGCGATGCTGGTGAGTGCCGCGCTCGCCAACCAGCGCGACGTGCTCGACGAGGTCGACGCGCTGCAGGCCACCACCAACGGCCTGCTGCGCGCCAACGGACAGCTGCTGCAGTCGCAGAGCGAGGAGATCCGCAAGGCCTCTCGCGACCCGGCCGTCGCCGTCGACACGCTGCGCGAATCGTTCGACCGCATCTACTCGGCGCTCGACGCGATCGACGGGTTCAAAGCCGAAGCTGTGTCCCACCTGGCGTCCACAGTGGAATCGTTGTCCGGGGAGCTGTGCCGCGCCGAGGAGCGCCTGCGCCGTTCGCACGAGGGGGAGCTGTGA
- a CDS encoding FAD-dependent oxidoreductase, producing MSQPILMTVDDDPAVSRSVARDLRRRYGKDYRVIRADSGADALDALREIKLRGDAVAAILADYRMPHMDGISFLEKAMDLFPNARRALLTAYADTDAAIQAINVVDVDHYLLKPWDPPEEKLYPVIDSLVETWLAVGDKSVEETKLVGHRYSAPSFKVRDFLARNAVPYRWYSVDDEEGGRILQAAGAAETDIPVVVTPDGTVLKQPTGSEIADAVGLSTRPAQEFYDLVVIGGGPAGLGAAVYGASEGLRTVLVERKATGGQAGTSSRIENYLGFPDGVSGAQLTDRARRQAQKFGAEVLTARDVVGLEVRGSSRVVTFGDGSEIAAHSVILASGVTYRAHEATGMARLTGSGVYYGSAATEAPECKGQHVYIVGGANSAGQAAVFFARHASEVSLLVRGESLEKSMSHYLIEQIAGIENITVRTGTTVVEAHGTDHLEGITLCHGDKTERVDTGHLFIFIGAAPRTDWLGDTIQRDDHGFVRTGPDLVDEGRRPPGWPLDRDPYHLESSVPGVFVAGDVRSQSVKRVASAVGEGAMAVTLVHRYLEEQ from the coding sequence GTGAGCCAGCCGATCCTGATGACCGTCGACGACGACCCCGCGGTGTCGCGGTCGGTCGCGCGAGACCTGCGTCGCCGTTACGGCAAGGACTACCGCGTGATCCGTGCCGACTCCGGGGCCGACGCGCTCGACGCCCTGCGAGAGATCAAGCTGCGCGGCGACGCCGTCGCGGCGATCCTCGCCGACTACCGCATGCCCCACATGGACGGGATCTCATTCCTCGAGAAGGCGATGGACCTGTTCCCGAACGCCCGGCGCGCGCTGCTGACCGCGTACGCCGACACTGATGCGGCCATCCAGGCCATCAACGTGGTCGACGTCGACCACTACCTCCTCAAGCCGTGGGACCCGCCGGAGGAGAAGCTGTACCCGGTGATCGACTCCCTGGTCGAGACGTGGCTCGCGGTCGGTGACAAGTCCGTCGAGGAGACCAAGCTCGTCGGCCACCGGTACTCGGCGCCGTCGTTCAAGGTGCGCGACTTCCTCGCCCGCAACGCGGTGCCGTACCGCTGGTACTCCGTGGACGACGAGGAGGGCGGCCGCATCCTGCAGGCCGCGGGTGCCGCCGAGACGGACATCCCCGTGGTCGTCACACCCGACGGCACCGTGCTGAAGCAGCCGACCGGCAGCGAAATCGCCGACGCTGTGGGCTTGTCGACGCGGCCGGCGCAGGAGTTCTACGACCTCGTGGTGATCGGCGGTGGACCTGCCGGCCTCGGCGCTGCCGTGTACGGCGCGTCGGAGGGCCTGCGGACGGTGCTCGTCGAGCGCAAGGCGACCGGCGGCCAGGCGGGCACGAGCTCCCGCATCGAGAACTACCTCGGTTTCCCCGACGGCGTGTCCGGCGCGCAGCTCACCGACCGCGCCCGCCGGCAGGCGCAGAAGTTCGGCGCCGAGGTGCTGACCGCCCGCGACGTGGTGGGGCTGGAGGTGCGCGGGTCGAGCCGGGTCGTCACGTTCGGCGACGGGTCGGAGATCGCCGCCCACTCCGTGATCCTCGCGAGCGGCGTCACCTACCGCGCGCACGAGGCCACGGGCATGGCGAGGCTCACCGGCAGCGGTGTCTACTACGGCTCCGCGGCCACCGAGGCGCCGGAGTGCAAGGGCCAGCACGTGTACATCGTCGGCGGGGCCAACTCGGCGGGTCAGGCGGCGGTGTTCTTCGCGCGGCACGCCAGCGAGGTGTCGCTGCTCGTGCGCGGCGAGTCACTCGAGAAGTCGATGTCGCACTACCTGATCGAGCAGATCGCGGGCATCGAGAACATCACCGTGCGCACCGGCACCACGGTCGTCGAGGCCCACGGCACCGACCACCTCGAGGGCATCACCCTGTGCCACGGCGACAAGACCGAGCGGGTCGACACCGGGCACCTGTTCATCTTCATCGGCGCCGCCCCGCGCACCGACTGGCTGGGCGACACGATCCAGCGTGACGACCACGGGTTCGTCCGCACGGGGCCCGACCTCGTCGACGAGGGGCGCCGGCCGCCGGGCTGGCCGCTCGATCGCGACCCCTACCACCTGGAGTCGTCGGTGCCCGGCGTGTTCGTGGCCGGCGACGTCCGATCGCAGTCGGTCAAGCGCGTGGCCTCCGCCGTCGGCGAAGGGGCCATGGCCGTGACCCTGGTCCACCGCTACCTGGAGGAGCAGTGA
- a CDS encoding ester cyclase translates to MPTTRETVERFYAELFNGRRFDLIDELLTPDAVNHGPTDEPAREAVAGADRIVHESFSDAVLHVDDILVDGDKAAVRWTMTGTHDGDFLGTPATGKAIRMGATVVFGLRDGRIAELWPQLDFHGLIRQVTGA, encoded by the coding sequence GTGCCCACCACCCGCGAAACAGTCGAACGCTTCTACGCCGAGCTGTTCAACGGCCGCCGCTTCGACCTGATCGACGAGCTGCTGACCCCCGACGCCGTGAACCACGGCCCCACCGACGAGCCGGCTCGCGAAGCCGTCGCCGGCGCGGACCGGATCGTGCACGAGTCGTTCTCCGACGCCGTGCTGCACGTGGACGACATCCTGGTCGACGGCGACAAGGCCGCTGTCCGCTGGACGATGACCGGCACCCACGACGGCGACTTCCTCGGCACCCCGGCCACCGGCAAGGCGATCCGCATGGGCGCCACCGTCGTCTTCGGCCTGCGCGACGGCCGCATCGCCGAGCTGTGGCCGCAGCTCGACTTCCACGGCCTGATCCGGCAGGTCACCGGAGCCTGA
- a CDS encoding TetR/AcrR family transcriptional regulator, translating into MEIRREQAGATRELLLRTAERLFAERGLAQVPNRQIVEAAGQANNSALAYHFGSRTELIRAITRSHVEPIAARARERVGRTRRSKNPRDHVASLVLPYTEHLASLGNPSWCARFLAQVVTDPALLDETEGVDPVLAVEFVDGSAAVWEHVAPLPPAESALRSQTARVAVIHTCAEQERLAATTGVPADWALVGAALTDALTGLLTAPRHDLHLTAEGRS; encoded by the coding sequence GTGGAAATCCGCCGCGAACAGGCCGGAGCGACGCGGGAGCTGTTGCTGCGCACGGCGGAGCGGTTGTTCGCCGAGCGGGGCCTGGCACAGGTGCCGAACCGGCAGATCGTCGAGGCCGCCGGGCAAGCGAACAACTCGGCGCTGGCCTACCACTTCGGCAGCCGCACGGAGTTGATCCGGGCGATCACGCGCTCGCACGTCGAGCCGATCGCGGCGCGGGCCCGGGAGCGCGTGGGACGGACGCGGCGGTCGAAGAACCCACGTGACCACGTCGCCAGCCTCGTGCTGCCCTACACCGAGCACCTGGCGAGCCTCGGCAACCCCAGTTGGTGCGCGCGGTTCCTGGCCCAGGTCGTGACGGATCCGGCGCTGCTCGACGAGACCGAGGGCGTGGATCCCGTGCTGGCGGTCGAGTTCGTCGACGGCTCGGCGGCGGTGTGGGAGCACGTCGCGCCGCTGCCGCCCGCGGAGTCGGCGCTGCGCAGCCAGACCGCGCGCGTCGCGGTGATCCACACGTGCGCCGAGCAGGAGCGGCTCGCGGCGACCACCGGCGTGCCGGCCGACTGGGCGCTGGTCGGTGCGGCGCTCACCGACGCGTTGACCGGCTTGCTGACCGCTCCGCGCCATGATCTCCACCTCACTGCGGAAGGACGTTCATGA
- a CDS encoding ATP-binding protein, which translates to MKEPALPREELRGLFLFEHLSDEQLDWIDEHAVLEHYAGDTAVIREGEPATCFYILLSGALRMTRLVSGAEVEVKRSDQRGSYCGATQFFVHQENEHAYSATVYAVSDLTFLTLPAAEFAIEFRKWFPMAAHLLEGMYLGWRNTDTVVSSRRRLLALGELSAGLTHELNNPAAAAVRATASLRERVAGMRHKLAMLAKKDIDPDLLEQLLDVQEQLVKQVGDAPKLTAMQQADREDEIGDWFDDHDIDQGWDLAATFVAAGLRAENLDGVLESVGEGLIDGAVRWLAYALETEILMGEIEDSTTRISALVGAAKQYSQMDRAPHQWIDVHEGLDSTLVMLSGKIGPGIEVVKQYDRSIDRIPAYAAELNQVWTNVIDNALGAMGGVEGAGKLTLRTWQEGKQIRVEIGDTGPGIPEEVRQRIFEPFFTTKGVGEGTGLGLDISWRIVVERHSGDIKVTSEPGDTRFEICLPIEEQASL; encoded by the coding sequence GTGAAGGAGCCCGCACTGCCGCGAGAAGAACTCCGCGGCCTCTTCCTGTTCGAGCACCTGTCCGACGAGCAGCTCGACTGGATCGACGAGCACGCCGTGCTGGAGCACTACGCCGGCGACACCGCCGTGATCCGCGAGGGCGAGCCGGCCACGTGCTTCTACATCCTGCTCTCCGGCGCGCTGCGAATGACGCGGCTCGTGAGCGGCGCCGAAGTCGAGGTCAAGCGCTCCGATCAGCGCGGCTCGTACTGCGGTGCCACGCAGTTCTTCGTGCACCAGGAGAACGAGCACGCCTACAGCGCCACGGTGTACGCGGTGAGCGACCTGACGTTCCTCACGCTGCCCGCCGCGGAGTTCGCCATCGAGTTCCGCAAGTGGTTCCCGATGGCGGCGCACCTGCTCGAGGGCATGTACCTGGGTTGGCGCAACACCGACACCGTCGTCTCGTCGCGGCGGCGGCTGCTCGCGCTGGGCGAGCTGTCGGCCGGCCTCACCCACGAGCTCAACAACCCGGCCGCGGCCGCGGTGCGCGCCACGGCGTCGCTGCGCGAACGCGTGGCCGGCATGCGCCACAAGCTGGCCATGCTGGCGAAGAAGGACATCGACCCGGACCTGCTCGAGCAGCTGCTCGACGTGCAGGAGCAGCTGGTGAAGCAGGTCGGTGACGCGCCCAAGCTCACCGCCATGCAGCAAGCCGACCGGGAAGACGAGATCGGCGACTGGTTCGACGACCACGACATCGACCAGGGCTGGGACCTCGCCGCGACGTTCGTCGCCGCCGGCCTGCGCGCGGAAAACCTCGACGGTGTGCTGGAGTCCGTCGGCGAAGGTCTCATCGACGGAGCCGTGCGCTGGCTCGCGTACGCGCTCGAGACCGAGATCCTCATGGGCGAGATCGAGGATTCGACCACGCGCATCTCGGCGCTCGTGGGCGCCGCGAAGCAGTACTCGCAGATGGACCGCGCGCCGCACCAGTGGATCGACGTCCACGAAGGACTCGACTCCACGCTGGTGATGCTCTCGGGCAAGATCGGGCCGGGTATCGAGGTCGTCAAGCAGTACGACCGCAGCATCGACCGCATCCCCGCCTACGCCGCCGAGCTGAACCAGGTGTGGACCAACGTCATCGACAACGCACTCGGCGCCATGGGCGGCGTCGAAGGCGCGGGCAAGCTGACCCTGCGCACGTGGCAGGAGGGCAAGCAGATCCGCGTCGAAATCGGCGACACGGGCCCCGGCATCCCCGAAGAGGTGCGGCAGCGCATCTTCGAACCGTTCTTCACCACGAAGGGCGTCGGCGAGGGCACGGGTCTCGGCCTGGACATCTCGTGGCGCATCGTGGTCGAACGGCACTCGGGCGACATCAAGGTGACCTCCGAGCCGGGCGACACGCGGTTCGAGATCTGCTTGCCGATCGAGGAGCAGGCTTCGCTCTGA
- a CDS encoding substrate-binding domain-containing protein encodes MKKLAALALAAALLVTGCSAGGSDDPGPAEAGTLRILAGSELADLQPVLDEAAKATGVKVKFTFTGTLEGTESLADGGLDGKYDAVWFSSNRYPAGIPDAAKRLGNQVKIMSSPVVLGLSQPVAQRLGWDKKPPTWGDIAVAAGKKEFTYGMADPSASNSGFSALVGVASALAGSGTALDAQQITAVTPQLTQFFSAQQLSSGSSGWLSDAFQRRATGQDPGQKVDGLINYESVLLSMNSSGKLPQQLKLIYPADGVVTADYPLTLLTSASQDARDAHQKLTDYLRTPGAQRRIMQVTQRRPVVPGVRLGQQFAPRDLVELPFPATQQAVDALLSAYFSKIRRPSRTLYVLDTSGSMEGNRIEALRTALAGLTGADNSLVGRYRQFHSREEVTMLPFNTSPGEPTTFTVPEQNPQAELAKLKDYAEGLEAGGGTAIYDSLGRAYQVMAPLQAKDPDRFTSIVLMTDGQNENGSDLAAFTAAFGSLPQALRQIPVFTILFGEGSGDELTQVATMTGGKVFDARNVRLASVFQEIRGYQ; translated from the coding sequence GTGAAGAAACTCGCCGCACTGGCGCTGGCCGCCGCGCTGCTGGTGACGGGTTGCTCGGCCGGAGGGTCGGACGACCCGGGTCCGGCCGAGGCCGGCACCCTGCGCATCCTCGCGGGCAGTGAACTCGCCGACCTGCAGCCGGTGCTCGACGAAGCCGCGAAAGCCACGGGCGTGAAGGTCAAGTTCACCTTCACCGGCACGCTGGAGGGCACGGAGTCGCTCGCGGACGGCGGCCTGGACGGGAAGTACGACGCGGTGTGGTTCTCGTCGAACCGCTACCCGGCAGGCATCCCCGACGCGGCCAAGCGGCTCGGCAACCAGGTCAAGATCATGAGCTCGCCGGTCGTGCTGGGCCTTTCGCAACCGGTCGCGCAGCGCCTCGGCTGGGACAAGAAGCCGCCGACGTGGGGAGACATCGCGGTGGCGGCGGGGAAGAAGGAGTTCACGTACGGGATGGCGGACCCGTCGGCGTCGAACTCCGGCTTCTCCGCGCTCGTCGGAGTCGCGTCCGCGCTGGCCGGCTCCGGGACGGCGCTCGACGCGCAGCAGATCACCGCCGTCACGCCGCAGCTCACGCAGTTCTTCAGCGCGCAGCAACTGTCCTCCGGTTCGTCGGGCTGGCTGTCGGACGCCTTCCAGCGGCGCGCGACCGGGCAGGATCCCGGGCAGAAGGTCGACGGGCTGATCAACTACGAGTCCGTGCTGTTGTCGATGAACTCCTCGGGCAAGCTGCCGCAGCAGCTGAAGCTGATCTACCCCGCCGACGGGGTCGTCACCGCCGACTACCCGCTGACGCTCCTCACCAGTGCGAGCCAGGACGCGCGCGACGCGCACCAGAAGCTCACGGACTACCTGCGCACGCCCGGCGCGCAGCGGCGCATCATGCAGGTCACGCAGCGGCGTCCGGTCGTGCCCGGCGTGCGGCTGGGGCAGCAGTTCGCGCCGCGCGACCTCGTCGAGCTGCCGTTCCCGGCGACGCAGCAGGCTGTCGACGCACTGCTTTCGGCCTACTTCAGCAAGATCCGCCGCCCGTCGCGCACGCTGTACGTGCTGGACACGTCAGGCTCGATGGAGGGCAACCGGATCGAGGCGCTGCGCACGGCGCTGGCCGGGCTCACCGGCGCGGACAACTCGCTGGTCGGGCGGTACCGGCAGTTCCACAGCCGGGAAGAGGTGACGATGCTGCCGTTCAACACCTCACCCGGCGAGCCGACGACCTTCACCGTGCCCGAGCAGAACCCGCAGGCGGAGCTGGCGAAGCTCAAGGACTACGCGGAGGGCCTCGAAGCCGGCGGCGGCACCGCGATCTACGACAGCCTCGGGCGCGCGTACCAGGTGATGGCACCCTTGCAGGCCAAGGACCCCGACCGGTTCACGTCGATCGTGCTGATGACCGACGGCCAGAACGAGAACGGCTCGGACCTCGCGGCGTTCACGGCGGCGTTCGGTTCGCTGCCGCAGGCCCTGCGGCAGATCCCGGTGTTCACGATCCTGTTCGGCGAGGGCAGCGGCGACGAGCTCACCCAGGTCGCCACGATGACCGGCGGCAAGGTCTTCGACGCCCGGAACGTGCGGCTCGCCAGCGTGTTCCAGGAGATTCGCGGGTACCAATGA
- a CDS encoding cytochrome P450: MTSTKPPAMRRPVPPAMLRRGGCPFDPPAELARFDEQAPITRVELLNGAHAWVVTGYEQARAVFADTRFSSDTVRNRSALDLLPEEVGKPRCAVEVPQREDGRFLFMDPPEHTRLRRLLTGQFTVRRMQTLEARIRDIAVEHLEAMRAAGNEGDVVPAFALPLPSLVICELLGVDYADRAEFQDHTSVALNLTKPEDERRRASESIHGFMRKLVAHKRKHPADDLLSGLIHGDAEPPLTEEELVDIATVLLGAGHETTANMLALGTFALLEHPEQLALVRENPTVLDTGVDELLRYLSIIHIGPSRVATEDITIAGVTIAAGDTVLISVPQANRAADHWPQPERLDLTRPRTPHLAFGHGVHQCLGQQLARSELRVGLAELVTRLPGLRLAINAAEVPLRTDMLVYGVHSLPVTWS; the protein is encoded by the coding sequence ATGACCAGCACCAAACCGCCCGCCATGCGCCGCCCGGTCCCGCCGGCGATGCTGCGCCGCGGCGGGTGCCCGTTCGACCCGCCGGCGGAGCTGGCCCGGTTCGACGAGCAGGCGCCGATCACGCGCGTCGAGTTGCTCAACGGCGCGCACGCGTGGGTGGTTACCGGCTACGAGCAAGCCCGCGCGGTGTTCGCGGACACACGCTTCAGCTCCGACACCGTCCGCAACCGCAGCGCGCTGGACCTGCTGCCCGAGGAAGTCGGCAAGCCGCGGTGCGCGGTCGAGGTGCCCCAGCGCGAGGACGGCCGCTTCCTGTTCATGGACCCGCCCGAGCACACGCGGCTGCGGCGGTTGCTCACCGGTCAGTTCACCGTGCGGCGCATGCAGACGCTCGAGGCACGGATCCGCGACATCGCGGTCGAGCACCTCGAAGCCATGCGGGCGGCCGGAAACGAGGGCGACGTCGTGCCGGCGTTCGCGTTGCCCTTGCCGTCACTGGTGATCTGCGAGCTGCTCGGTGTGGACTACGCCGACCGCGCGGAGTTCCAGGACCACACTTCGGTCGCGCTGAACCTCACCAAACCCGAGGACGAACGGCGCCGCGCGTCCGAATCGATCCACGGCTTCATGCGGAAACTGGTGGCACACAAGCGCAAGCACCCGGCCGACGATCTGTTGTCGGGCCTGATCCACGGCGACGCCGAGCCGCCGCTCACGGAGGAAGAGCTCGTCGACATCGCGACCGTGCTGCTGGGTGCCGGGCACGAGACGACGGCGAACATGCTGGCGCTGGGGACTTTCGCGCTCCTGGAGCACCCGGAGCAGCTGGCGCTGGTGCGCGAGAACCCCACTGTGCTCGACACCGGCGTGGACGAGCTGCTGCGCTACCTCTCGATCATCCATATCGGACCGTCGCGAGTCGCGACGGAGGACATCACGATCGCGGGGGTGACGATCGCCGCGGGCGACACCGTGCTGATCTCGGTGCCGCAGGCCAACCGCGCGGCGGACCACTGGCCGCAGCCCGAACGCCTCGACCTCACGCGCCCGCGCACGCCGCACCTGGCCTTCGGGCACGGTGTGCACCAGTGCCTGGGACAGCAGCTCGCGCGCTCGGAGTTGCGCGTCGGGCTGGCGGAGCTGGTGACGCGGCTGCCCGGGCTGCGGCTCGCGATCAACGCCGCCGAAGTGCCGCTGCGCACCGACATGCTCGTTTACGGCGTGCACTCGCTGCCGGTCACCTGGTCCTGA